A genomic region of Streptomyces diastaticus subsp. diastaticus contains the following coding sequences:
- the rpmB gene encoding 50S ribosomal protein L28 codes for MAANCDVCGKGPSFGNNISHSHRRTSRRWNPNIQRVRAVVGRTPKRLNVCTSCIKAGKVSR; via the coding sequence GTGGCTGCCAACTGCGACGTCTGTGGCAAGGGGCCGAGCTTCGGCAACAACATTTCGCACTCGCACCGCCGTACGTCGCGTCGCTGGAACCCCAACATCCAGCGCGTGCGTGCCGTGGTCGGGCGGACGCCGAAGCGGCTCAACGTCTGCACCTCGTGCATCAAGGCCGGCAAGGTCTCGCGCTAA
- a CDS encoding DAK2 domain-containing protein: MPEPEGEPEGAPPPAPHPRPPHRRGAPLDAPAVRRWCALALDALGRAREDIDAINVYPVADGDTGTNLYLTVESAAQAVEAVFAAHETGATVPALPDAVRAMAHGALIGARGNSGTILAQLLRGMAQVLTAPREEAHAAYADGPLLAEALRRAADSAYGAVAHPVEGTVLTVATAAADGAHSAVRAGAADCAAVARAAHTAALAALGETPRHLAVLARAGVVDAGGRGFVTVLHTLVEALTGEPPARPAPRPAGVLPTAPCASQPSAPSAPSAEGAGEGDPGGPAYEVIYLLDADDAAVARLRRRLDALGDSLVVVGGDGLWNVHVHVDDAGAAVEAGIEAGRPHRVRITHFGAAPAPRPDTAQPPRARAPRAVVAVVPGEGLAELYAQSGATAVHARAGEPPASGELAEAIRRAHAHEVVLLPNDPELRHTAAAAAEQARGDGIRVALIPTRSAVQGIAALAVHESGRRFDEDVVAMTSAAGTTRHGEIAVAERQSWTTAGVCQAGDVLGLVDGDVAVIGTDLADTARTVLDRMLSAGGEMVTLVLDDEVPERVAGLLERHVRTRHLAVDTVVYRGGRQGSPMLIGVE, translated from the coding sequence GTGCCCGAGCCGGAAGGGGAGCCCGAGGGCGCCCCACCCCCCGCCCCGCATCCGCGCCCCCCGCACCGCAGAGGCGCCCCTCTGGACGCCCCGGCCGTCCGCCGCTGGTGCGCCTTGGCCCTCGACGCCCTGGGGCGCGCCCGTGAGGACATCGACGCCATCAACGTCTACCCGGTGGCCGACGGCGACACCGGCACCAACCTCTATCTGACCGTCGAGTCCGCCGCGCAGGCGGTCGAGGCCGTCTTCGCCGCCCACGAGACCGGTGCCACCGTGCCCGCCCTGCCCGACGCGGTACGCGCGATGGCCCACGGGGCGCTCATCGGGGCGCGCGGCAACTCCGGCACGATCCTCGCGCAACTGCTGCGCGGGATGGCCCAGGTGCTCACCGCGCCGCGTGAGGAGGCTCACGCGGCGTACGCCGACGGCCCGCTCCTCGCCGAGGCCCTGCGCCGGGCGGCGGACTCCGCCTACGGAGCCGTGGCCCACCCTGTCGAAGGCACCGTCCTGACCGTCGCCACCGCCGCCGCCGACGGAGCACACTCCGCTGTCCGGGCGGGCGCCGCGGACTGCGCCGCCGTCGCGCGCGCCGCGCACACCGCCGCGCTCGCCGCTCTCGGTGAGACGCCCCGGCACCTCGCGGTCCTCGCCCGCGCGGGCGTCGTCGACGCGGGGGGCCGCGGCTTCGTCACCGTCCTCCACACCCTGGTCGAAGCCCTCACCGGTGAGCCCCCGGCCCGCCCAGCGCCGCGCCCGGCAGGGGTCCTCCCCACGGCGCCGTGCGCCTCTCAGCCGTCCGCCCCGTCCGCCCCGTCCGCCGAGGGAGCGGGCGAGGGGGACCCCGGTGGTCCGGCGTACGAGGTGATCTATCTCCTGGACGCCGACGACGCCGCCGTCGCCCGGCTGCGGCGGCGGCTCGACGCGCTCGGGGACTCGCTCGTGGTGGTCGGCGGGGACGGGCTGTGGAACGTCCACGTCCATGTCGACGACGCCGGCGCCGCCGTGGAGGCCGGCATCGAGGCGGGCCGTCCGCACCGCGTCCGGATCACGCACTTCGGAGCCGCGCCCGCCCCGCGCCCCGACACCGCGCAGCCGCCCCGTGCACGCGCCCCGCGCGCCGTCGTCGCGGTCGTCCCCGGCGAGGGGCTCGCCGAGCTGTACGCGCAGAGCGGCGCGACCGCCGTGCACGCCCGGGCCGGAGAACCACCCGCCAGCGGCGAACTGGCCGAGGCGATCCGCCGGGCCCACGCCCACGAGGTCGTCCTGCTCCCCAACGACCCCGAGCTGCGGCACACCGCGGCCGCCGCCGCCGAGCAGGCCCGTGGCGACGGCATCCGCGTCGCGCTCATCCCGACGCGTTCCGCGGTGCAGGGCATCGCGGCGCTCGCCGTCCACGAGAGCGGCCGCCGCTTCGACGAGGACGTGGTCGCCATGACCTCCGCCGCCGGTACCACCCGGCACGGGGAGATCGCCGTCGCCGAACGCCAGTCCTGGACCACCGCCGGCGTCTGCCAGGCGGGCGACGTGCTCGGCCTGGTCGACGGCGACGTGGCCGTGATCGGCACCGACCTCGCCGACACCGCGCGCACCGTCCTGGACCGGATGCTCTCGGCCGGCGGCGAGATGGTCACCCTCGTCCTCGACGACGAGGTGCCCGAGCGCGTGGCCGGCCTGCTGGAACGCCACGTACGCACCCGGCACCTCGCCGTGGACACCGTCGTGTACCGGGGCGGACGGCAGGGGTCCCCGATGCTCATCGGGGTGGAGTGA
- a CDS encoding DUF3515 domain-containing protein: MNLTRRRSLRSAAAVLVLAAAAGCSSGDGRPAAAVPEPAGAATALCQALDDRLPQHVAGLERDDPRPESELTAGWGSPAIILRCGVPRPEAMDDPDAEGVEADGIGWLLEQEHDGSFRFTTTLRRAYVEVALPAEHAPRGLAPLSDLAPAIGEAIPEGIAD, from the coding sequence GTGAACCTCACCCGTCGCCGGTCCCTCCGGTCTGCCGCCGCCGTGCTGGTGCTGGCCGCCGCTGCCGGCTGTTCCTCCGGGGACGGCCGGCCGGCTGCGGCGGTTCCCGAGCCGGCCGGCGCGGCCACCGCGCTCTGCCAGGCCCTGGACGACCGGCTTCCGCAGCACGTCGCCGGTCTGGAACGGGACGACCCGCGACCTGAGTCGGAACTGACCGCGGGGTGGGGCAGCCCGGCGATCATACTGCGCTGCGGCGTACCCCGGCCCGAGGCGATGGACGACCCGGACGCCGAGGGCGTGGAGGCCGACGGCATCGGCTGGCTCCTGGAGCAGGAGCACGACGGATCGTTCCGCTTCACCACCACGCTGCGCCGGGCGTACGTGGAAGTCGCCCTGCCCGCCGAGCACGCGCCGAGGGGACTGGCACCGCTCAGCGACCTCGCCCCCGCGATCGGCGAGGCGATTCCGGAGGGCATCGCCGACTGA
- the recG gene encoding ATP-dependent DNA helicase RecG, producing MDHVPALDENLKKVVGPPTAKVMADHLGLHTVGDLLHHYPRRYAERGELSALADLPLDEHVTVVAQVSDARVHTFNAGRGKRLEVTITDGSGLLRLVFFGRGVHKPHQDLQPGTRAMFAGKVSVFNHRLQLAHPAYQLLRGDGAEDVASWAGALIPLYPATAKLESWKIAKAVDAVLPSADEALDPLPGALREGRGLVPLPEALRKIHRPQSQADVAQARARLKWDEAFVLQVALARRRHAEGQLTAVPRRPAPDGLLTAFDARLPFTLTDGQQKVSREIFDDLATDHPMHRLLQGEVGSGKTMVALRAMLAVVDSGGQAAMLAPTEVLAQQHHRSITEMMGDLADGGTLGAAEHATKVVLLTGSMTAAARRKALLDLATGEAGIVIGTHALIEDTVQFHELGLVVVDEQHRFGVEQRDALRAKGHTREEARTPHLLVMTATPIPRTVAMTVFGDLETSVLDQLPAGRSPISTHVVPAQDKPHFLARAWERVREEAENGHQAYVVCPRIGDEEEGGTKSTKKKAADDGDRRPPLAVLDVAEQLAAGPLAGLRTEVLHGRMAPDDKDEVMRRFAAGEVDVLVATTVIEVGVNVPNATAMVIMDADRFGVSQLHQLRGRVGRGSAPGLCLLVTDMPEAAPARARLGAVAATLDGFELSRIDLEQRREGDVLGQAQSGVRSSLRMLAVIEDEEIIAEAREEATRTVAEDPGLTGLPALRTALDALLDEEREQYLDKG from the coding sequence ATGGACCACGTGCCCGCGCTCGATGAGAACCTGAAGAAAGTAGTCGGCCCGCCCACCGCGAAGGTGATGGCCGACCACCTCGGCCTGCACACCGTCGGGGACCTCCTCCACCACTACCCGCGCCGCTACGCCGAGCGCGGGGAGCTGTCCGCCCTCGCCGACCTCCCGCTGGACGAGCACGTCACGGTGGTCGCCCAGGTCTCCGACGCCCGCGTGCACACCTTCAACGCGGGGCGCGGCAAGCGGCTGGAGGTCACCATCACCGACGGCAGCGGCTTGCTGCGCCTCGTCTTCTTCGGCCGGGGCGTCCACAAGCCGCACCAGGACCTCCAGCCGGGCACCCGCGCGATGTTCGCGGGCAAGGTCTCCGTCTTCAACCACCGCCTCCAGCTCGCCCACCCCGCCTACCAGCTGCTGCGCGGTGACGGCGCGGAGGATGTGGCGTCCTGGGCCGGCGCCCTCATCCCGCTCTACCCGGCCACCGCCAAACTGGAGTCCTGGAAGATCGCCAAGGCGGTCGACGCCGTCCTCCCGAGCGCCGACGAGGCCCTCGACCCGCTCCCCGGCGCGCTCCGCGAAGGCCGCGGCCTCGTCCCGCTCCCCGAGGCCCTGCGCAAGATCCACCGCCCGCAGAGCCAGGCCGACGTCGCCCAGGCCCGGGCCCGCCTCAAATGGGACGAGGCGTTCGTCCTCCAGGTCGCCCTCGCCCGCCGCCGGCACGCCGAGGGCCAGCTCACCGCCGTTCCCCGGCGGCCCGCCCCCGACGGGCTGCTCACCGCCTTCGACGCCCGGCTCCCCTTCACCCTCACCGACGGCCAGCAGAAGGTCTCCCGCGAGATCTTCGACGACCTCGCCACCGACCACCCCATGCACCGCCTGCTCCAGGGCGAGGTCGGCTCCGGCAAGACGATGGTGGCGCTGCGCGCGATGCTCGCCGTCGTCGACTCCGGCGGCCAGGCGGCGATGCTCGCCCCCACCGAGGTCCTCGCCCAGCAGCACCACCGCTCCATCACCGAGATGATGGGCGACCTCGCCGACGGCGGCACCCTCGGCGCCGCCGAGCACGCCACCAAGGTCGTCCTGCTCACCGGCTCCATGACGGCCGCCGCCCGCCGCAAGGCCCTGCTCGACCTGGCCACCGGCGAGGCCGGCATCGTCATCGGCACCCACGCCCTCATCGAGGACACCGTCCAGTTCCACGAACTCGGCCTGGTCGTCGTGGACGAGCAGCACCGCTTCGGCGTCGAGCAGCGCGACGCCCTGCGCGCCAAGGGCCACACCAGGGAGGAGGCACGCACCCCGCACCTCCTCGTCATGACCGCCACGCCCATCCCGCGCACCGTCGCCATGACCGTCTTCGGCGACCTGGAGACCTCCGTCCTGGACCAGCTCCCCGCCGGCCGCTCCCCGATCTCCACCCACGTCGTCCCCGCCCAGGACAAGCCCCACTTCCTCGCCCGCGCCTGGGAGCGGGTCCGCGAGGAGGCCGAGAACGGCCACCAGGCATACGTCGTCTGCCCGCGCATCGGGGACGAGGAGGAGGGCGGCACGAAGAGCACGAAGAAGAAGGCCGCCGACGACGGCGACCGCAGGCCGCCGCTGGCCGTTCTCGACGTGGCCGAGCAGCTCGCCGCCGGGCCGCTGGCCGGGCTGCGGACCGAGGTGCTGCACGGCCGCATGGCCCCCGACGACAAGGACGAGGTGATGCGCCGCTTCGCCGCCGGCGAGGTCGACGTCCTGGTCGCCACCACCGTCATCGAGGTCGGGGTCAACGTACCCAACGCCACCGCCATGGTGATCATGGACGCCGACCGCTTCGGCGTCTCCCAGCTCCACCAGCTCCGCGGCCGCGTCGGGCGCGGCTCCGCCCCCGGCCTGTGCCTCCTGGTCACCGACATGCCCGAGGCCGCGCCGGCCCGCGCCCGCCTCGGCGCCGTCGCCGCCACCCTCGACGGCTTCGAACTCTCCCGCATCGACCTCGAGCAGCGCCGTGAGGGAGACGTCCTCGGCCAGGCCCAGTCCGGGGTCCGCTCCTCGCTGCGGATGCTCGCCGTCATCGAGGACGAGGAGATCATCGCCGAGGCGCGTGAGGAGGCCACCCGCACCGTCGCCGAGGACCCGGGCCTCACCGGCCTGCCCGCCCTGCGCACCGCCCTCGACGCCCTGCTCGACGAGGAGCGCGAGCAGTACCTCGACAAGGGCTGA
- a CDS encoding Lrp/AsnC family transcriptional regulator, with protein sequence MVQAYVLIQTEVGKASAVAEFIGSIPGVIQAEDVTGPYDVIVRAQADTMDELGRMVVARVQQVDGITRTLTCPVVHL encoded by the coding sequence GTGGTACAGGCGTATGTACTGATTCAGACCGAGGTCGGAAAGGCTTCGGCCGTCGCCGAGTTCATCGGCAGTATCCCTGGAGTGATCCAGGCGGAGGATGTGACCGGTCCCTATGACGTGATCGTGCGGGCGCAGGCCGACACCATGGACGAACTGGGCCGCATGGTGGTCGCCAGGGTCCAGCAGGTGGACGGGATCACCCGCACCCTGACCTGCCCGGTCGTGCATCTGTAG
- the thiD gene encoding bifunctional hydroxymethylpyrimidine kinase/phosphomethylpyrimidine kinase — protein sequence MDIPSRPCRVLTVAGSDSGGGAGIQADLKTMLALGVHGMSVLTAVTAQNSLGVQGVWELPDEAVRTQYRSVVDDIGVQAVKTGMLSSATLVATVAELLADTDAPAVVDPVGVSKHGDSLLAESALDAVRHRLMPVATVATPNLDEVAQLTGVQVRDEAGMTRAAEAVLALGPAWALIKGGHLPGDAVDLLTDGTETHWYRAPRLDNRHTHGTGCTLASALASHLALGHPVPEAVGLAKEYLTGAIEAGFALGAGIGPVDHGWRIGGGANAGEKGSVSTGK from the coding sequence ATGGACATACCGTCGCGCCCATGCCGGGTGCTCACCGTCGCCGGTTCCGACTCCGGTGGCGGCGCGGGCATCCAGGCGGACCTGAAGACGATGCTCGCCCTCGGCGTGCACGGCATGAGCGTGCTCACCGCCGTGACCGCCCAGAACTCGCTCGGCGTGCAGGGGGTCTGGGAACTCCCGGACGAGGCGGTCCGAACCCAGTACCGCAGCGTCGTCGACGACATCGGCGTCCAGGCGGTCAAGACGGGGATGCTCTCCTCCGCGACCCTCGTGGCCACCGTCGCCGAACTCCTCGCGGACACCGACGCCCCCGCGGTGGTCGACCCCGTGGGCGTCTCCAAGCACGGGGATTCCCTGCTCGCCGAGTCCGCACTCGACGCCGTACGCCACCGGCTGATGCCGGTGGCCACCGTCGCCACCCCCAACCTGGACGAGGTCGCCCAGCTCACCGGCGTCCAGGTCCGCGACGAGGCGGGCATGACGCGGGCCGCGGAGGCTGTGCTGGCCCTCGGGCCCGCGTGGGCGCTGATCAAGGGCGGCCACCTGCCCGGTGACGCGGTCGACCTGCTCACCGACGGCACCGAGACTCACTGGTACCGCGCCCCCCGCCTCGACAACCGGCACACCCACGGCACCGGCTGCACCCTCGCCAGCGCCCTCGCCTCCCACCTCGCCCTCGGCCACCCGGTCCCGGAGGCGGTCGGCCTGGCCAAGGAGTACCTGACCGGCGCCATCGAGGCCGGCTTCGCGCTGGGCGCGGGGATCGGGCCGGTGGATCACGGCTGGCGGATCGGTGGGGGCGCGAACGCGGGGGAGAAGGGAAGCGTGAGCACGGGGAAGTAG
- a CDS encoding D-alanine--D-alanine ligase family protein, which produces MSSENSPQNPALPEPGTEPRKPRVAVVFGGRSSEHGISVVTGGAVLGSIDRSRYDVLPIGITTEGGWVLTADEPARMAITERTVPDVAGLAEPGEGTVVLPVAPGSREVVYSEPGSVPKVLGDVDVVFPVLHGPYGEDGTFQGLLELAGIPYVGSGVLASAVGQDKEYMKRVFASFGLPVGPYLVIRPREWAAGEAAARTRITDFAGEHGWPLFVKPARGGSSVGITKVDGPADLDAALAEARRHDPKILVESLLRGREIECGVLEFEDGPRASVPAEIPPVQSHDFYDFEAKYIDSAPGLVPAPLTEEQTAEVQRLAVEAFEAASCEGLVRADFFLTEDGGFVINEINTMPGFTPISMYPRMWQESGVDYPALVDQLVQAALRRSTGLR; this is translated from the coding sequence ATGAGCAGCGAGAACTCCCCCCAGAACCCGGCCCTCCCCGAGCCCGGTACCGAACCCCGCAAGCCGCGCGTCGCCGTCGTCTTCGGCGGGCGCAGCTCCGAGCACGGCATCTCCGTGGTCACCGGCGGCGCCGTCCTGGGCTCCATCGACCGCTCCCGGTACGACGTCCTGCCCATCGGCATCACCACCGAGGGCGGCTGGGTGCTCACCGCCGACGAGCCCGCGCGGATGGCGATCACCGAGCGCACCGTCCCCGACGTCGCGGGCCTCGCCGAGCCCGGCGAGGGCACCGTCGTCCTCCCCGTCGCCCCCGGGAGCCGCGAGGTCGTCTACAGCGAGCCGGGCTCGGTGCCGAAGGTCCTCGGCGACGTCGACGTCGTCTTCCCCGTCCTGCACGGCCCCTACGGCGAGGACGGCACGTTCCAGGGCCTCCTGGAACTGGCCGGCATCCCCTACGTCGGCTCCGGGGTGCTCGCCTCCGCCGTCGGCCAGGACAAGGAGTACATGAAGCGGGTCTTCGCCTCCTTCGGGTTGCCGGTCGGCCCGTACCTGGTGATCCGCCCCCGCGAGTGGGCCGCCGGCGAGGCCGCCGCCCGGACCCGCATCACCGACTTCGCCGGTGAGCACGGCTGGCCGCTCTTCGTGAAGCCCGCCCGCGGCGGCTCCTCCGTCGGCATCACCAAGGTCGACGGCCCCGCGGACCTCGACGCGGCCCTCGCCGAGGCCCGCCGCCACGATCCGAAGATCCTCGTCGAATCGCTGCTGCGCGGCCGGGAGATCGAGTGCGGCGTCCTGGAGTTCGAGGACGGGCCGCGCGCCAGCGTGCCCGCCGAGATCCCCCCGGTGCAGAGCCACGACTTCTACGACTTCGAGGCCAAGTACATCGACTCGGCACCGGGCCTGGTCCCCGCCCCGCTCACGGAGGAGCAGACCGCCGAGGTCCAGCGCCTGGCGGTGGAAGCCTTCGAGGCCGCGTCCTGCGAGGGACTGGTGCGCGCCGACTTCTTCCTCACCGAGGACGGCGGCTTCGTCATCAACGAGATCAACACCATGCCGGGCTTCACGCCCATCTCCATGTACCCGCGCATGTGGCAGGAGTCCGGCGTCGACTACCCGGCCCTCGTCGACCAGCTCGTGCAGGCGGCACTGCGCCGCTCCACCGGGCTGCGCTGA
- the rsmD gene encoding 16S rRNA (guanine(966)-N(2))-methyltransferase RsmD: MTRVIAGTAGGRRLAVPPGTGTRPTSDRAREGLFSTWQSLHGGPLDGTRVLDLYGGSGAVGLEALSRGAAHALIVEADARAVRTIRDNVRTLGLPGAEVRAAKAGQAVAGPPPGAPYDLVFLDPPYAVTDEELREILLTLRTGGWLADEALVTVERATRGGEFGWPDGFHPERARRYGEGTFWYGRAASTCEDAR, encoded by the coding sequence ATGACCCGCGTGATCGCCGGCACCGCCGGCGGACGCCGCCTCGCCGTACCGCCGGGCACCGGCACCCGCCCCACCTCGGACCGGGCCCGTGAGGGCCTCTTCTCCACCTGGCAGTCGCTGCACGGCGGGCCGCTCGACGGGACCCGGGTCCTCGACCTCTACGGCGGCTCCGGCGCCGTCGGTCTCGAAGCGCTCTCCCGGGGCGCCGCTCACGCCCTGATCGTGGAGGCCGACGCCCGCGCCGTGCGCACCATCCGCGACAACGTCCGCACCCTGGGCCTGCCCGGCGCCGAGGTGCGCGCCGCGAAGGCAGGACAGGCCGTCGCGGGCCCGCCGCCCGGCGCCCCCTACGACCTGGTCTTCCTCGACCCGCCGTACGCCGTCACCGATGAGGAACTCCGGGAGATCCTGCTCACACTGCGCACCGGCGGCTGGCTCGCCGATGAGGCGCTCGTCACGGTGGAACGCGCCACCAGAGGGGGAGAATTCGGGTGGCCGGACGGATTTCACCCTGAGCGGGCCCGCCGCTACGGCGAGGGCACGTTTTGGTACGGTCGCGCCGCCTCTACGTGCGAAGACGCACGATGA
- a CDS encoding ATP synthase F0 subunit B, with amino-acid sequence MDVQKKLDEIVDTVGNARSMPMSASCVINRAELLALLEEVREALPGSLAQAQELIGDREQMVEQARQEAERIIQSAHAERGNLVSGTAVAQRSQDEADRILAEARQEAEEIRAQADDYVDSKLANFEVVLTKTIGSVGRGREKLLGAPEPDAGHEDPDYADAPERSHDPETLRRRADDYVSAKLGAFEAVLGKTLEAVGRGRQKLHGRIATDELAALGELGDEAAQAATSDADYLAGLADPTAPPATPPAPAAPPREPYADQLPPAGQDPYGYGAPAQQDAYAYQQQGYGQQQPGPYGYQEQQQPDPYGYGGQGHPQQGYAQQGYPGAGGYDANGYPVPPVPQERPATALDETSLFDTSMISAEELRRYEQGR; translated from the coding sequence GTGGACGTCCAGAAGAAGCTTGACGAGATCGTCGACACGGTCGGCAACGCCCGGTCCATGCCCATGTCGGCCTCCTGCGTGATCAACCGCGCCGAGCTGCTCGCCCTGCTCGAAGAGGTCCGCGAGGCACTGCCCGGCTCCCTCGCGCAGGCCCAGGAGCTGATCGGCGACCGGGAGCAGATGGTCGAGCAGGCCCGCCAGGAGGCCGAGCGGATCATCCAGTCCGCCCACGCCGAACGCGGCAACCTGGTCTCCGGCACCGCCGTCGCCCAGCGCTCCCAGGACGAGGCGGACCGCATCCTCGCCGAGGCCCGCCAGGAGGCCGAGGAGATCCGCGCCCAGGCCGACGACTACGTCGACTCCAAGCTCGCCAACTTCGAGGTGGTCCTCACCAAGACGATCGGCTCGGTGGGCCGCGGCCGCGAGAAGCTCCTCGGCGCCCCGGAGCCCGACGCGGGCCACGAGGACCCGGACTACGCCGACGCACCCGAGCGCAGCCACGATCCCGAGACGCTGCGCCGCCGCGCCGACGACTACGTCAGCGCCAAGCTCGGTGCCTTCGAGGCCGTCCTCGGCAAGACCCTGGAAGCGGTCGGACGCGGCCGTCAGAAGCTGCACGGGCGGATCGCCACCGACGAACTCGCCGCCCTCGGGGAACTCGGCGACGAGGCCGCCCAGGCCGCCACCAGCGACGCCGACTACCTCGCGGGCCTCGCCGACCCCACCGCCCCGCCCGCGACCCCGCCGGCCCCCGCAGCCCCGCCGCGGGAGCCGTACGCCGACCAGCTCCCACCGGCCGGACAGGACCCGTACGGGTACGGCGCCCCCGCCCAGCAGGACGCGTACGCCTACCAGCAGCAGGGCTACGGCCAGCAGCAGCCCGGTCCGTACGGCTACCAGGAACAGCAGCAGCCCGACCCGTACGGCTACGGCGGGCAGGGCCACCCGCAGCAGGGGTACGCGCAGCAGGGCTACCCGGGCGCCGGGGGCTACGACGCGAACGGGTACCCCGTCCCCCCGGTACCGCAGGAGCGACCAGCCACGGCGCTCGACGAGACCAGCCTCTTCGACACGAGCATGATCAGCGCCGAGGAGCTGCGCCGCTACGAACAGGGGCGCTGA
- the coaD gene encoding pantetheine-phosphate adenylyltransferase, with protein MRRAVCPGSFDPITNGHLDIIARASRLYDVVHVAVMINQSKKGLFEIDERISLIHEVTAEFGNVQVESFHGLLVDFCKERDIPAIVKGLRAVSDFDYELQMAQMNIGLSGVETLFVPTNPTYSFLSSSLVKEVAAWGGDVSHLVPEPVLTALGDRLGKK; from the coding sequence TTGCGCCGTGCCGTCTGTCCAGGGTCGTTCGACCCCATCACCAACGGACACCTCGACATCATTGCCCGTGCCTCCAGGCTCTACGACGTGGTCCACGTGGCCGTCATGATCAACCAGTCCAAGAAAGGGCTGTTCGAGATCGACGAGCGGATCAGCCTGATCCACGAGGTCACCGCCGAGTTCGGCAACGTCCAGGTCGAGTCGTTCCACGGCCTGCTCGTCGACTTCTGCAAGGAGCGCGACATCCCCGCCATCGTCAAGGGGCTGCGCGCCGTCAGCGACTTCGACTACGAACTCCAGATGGCCCAGATGAACATCGGCCTCTCCGGTGTCGAGACGCTCTTCGTCCCCACCAACCCCACCTACAGCTTCCTCTCCTCCAGTCTCGTCAAGGAGGTCGCGGCCTGGGGCGGCGACGTCTCCCACCTGGTCCCGGAGCCCGTCCTGACCGCCCTCGGCGACCGCCTCGGGAAGAAGTGA
- a CDS encoding thiamine-phosphate kinase, with protein sequence MKGTVGELGEFGLIRELTSRLTMTPAVRIGPGDDAAVVTAPDRRVVASTDILLEGRHFRRDWSTAYDVGRKAAAQNLADIAAMGAVPTAILLGLVVPAELPAAWPAELMDGLRDECQVAGAAVVGGDVVRGDTVIVSITALGDLRNHEPVTRAGAQPGDVVAVTGWLGWSAAGYAVLSRGFRSPRAFVEAHRRPEPPYHAGPAAAGLGATAMTDVSDGLIADLGHIAEASKVRIDVASGKVDIPSQMNDIGQAVGVDPLQWVLTGGEDHAIVATFPSDVKLPARWKVIGEVLHPSALPRVTVDGAPWTHKGGWDHFGDAGAGGGEIEG encoded by the coding sequence GTGAAAGGCACTGTGGGCGAGCTGGGGGAGTTCGGGCTCATCAGGGAGCTCACGTCCCGGCTCACCATGACTCCGGCGGTACGGATCGGCCCCGGCGACGACGCCGCCGTGGTGACCGCGCCGGACCGGCGGGTCGTGGCGAGCACGGACATCCTCCTGGAGGGCCGGCACTTCCGCCGCGACTGGTCCACCGCCTACGACGTGGGACGCAAGGCCGCCGCGCAGAACCTCGCCGACATCGCCGCGATGGGCGCCGTGCCCACCGCGATCCTGCTCGGCCTCGTCGTACCCGCCGAACTCCCCGCGGCCTGGCCCGCGGAGCTGATGGACGGGTTGCGCGACGAGTGCCAGGTCGCCGGCGCCGCCGTGGTCGGGGGCGACGTCGTACGCGGCGACACCGTCATAGTCTCCATCACGGCCCTCGGCGACCTGCGCAACCACGAGCCCGTCACCCGTGCCGGGGCGCAGCCCGGGGACGTCGTGGCGGTCACCGGGTGGCTGGGCTGGTCCGCCGCCGGGTACGCCGTGCTGTCCCGCGGCTTCCGCTCGCCCCGCGCCTTCGTCGAGGCCCACCGCCGCCCCGAGCCGCCGTACCACGCCGGACCCGCGGCGGCCGGGCTCGGTGCCACCGCCATGACCGATGTGAGCGACGGTCTGATCGCCGACCTCGGCCACATCGCCGAGGCGAGCAAGGTCCGGATCGACGTGGCCTCCGGGAAGGTCGACATCCCGAGCCAGATGAACGACATCGGCCAGGCCGTCGGCGTCGACCCGCTCCAGTGGGTCCTCACCGGCGGCGAGGACCACGCCATCGTCGCGACCTTTCCCTCCGACGTGAAACTCCCCGCCCGCTGGAAGGTCATCGGCGAGGTCCTCCATCCGTCCGCCCTGCCCCGTGTCACCGTCGACGGGGCACCGTGGACCCACAAGGGAGGCTGGGACCACTTCGGGGACGCGGGGGCGGGGGGCGGGGAGATCGAGGGCTGA